A genomic stretch from Telmatocola sphagniphila includes:
- a CDS encoding tetratricopeptide repeat protein codes for MDSVSESIAIYKYIGDYLSLDKEKQLLFLNHMTDVRKKGGRIYGPSYTSILQLNTTDPRESLDIIGTALLNLKGGASSESYWQIKRKLHSDPVKPGNFRFMASCRYLWFPHGGSLEMSFGRQDLIVSASQNENGTSTSCELTNQDEWGFTFEVSRMVAEQCWRLLLPEIVQSGALSEVVTVPTWPQKFEQYRVPYLSALPDSTMGHQHFAKQEYSEAIASYDKAIAINPYDPINFGHRAQCHFIKGQLDLAYIDASMSMQLNPTDPFNYWMRSQCLRNSGKPDLAVEDAAKAVLLDPANPNMFIGRGTIFQDLGKTEEARADYRKALQLDPSSTTATTLLMKLNT; via the coding sequence ATGGATAGTGTTAGTGAAAGTATTGCCATTTATAAATACATAGGTGATTATTTGAGTCTAGATAAAGAAAAGCAATTGCTATTTCTCAATCACATGACTGACGTCCGAAAGAAGGGTGGTCGCATCTACGGCCCGTCTTATACCAGCATTCTTCAGCTCAACACCACTGATCCCCGTGAATCTCTTGACATCATCGGAACTGCATTACTCAATCTAAAAGGAGGTGCATCATCAGAGTCGTACTGGCAAATCAAACGTAAACTCCATTCCGATCCGGTTAAACCAGGCAACTTCCGCTTTATGGCGTCGTGTCGCTACCTTTGGTTTCCTCACGGAGGATCGCTAGAAATGTCCTTCGGACGCCAAGATTTAATTGTGTCCGCAAGCCAGAATGAAAACGGTACTTCCACATCGTGTGAACTAACAAACCAGGACGAATGGGGATTTACATTTGAGGTGAGTCGAATGGTGGCAGAACAATGTTGGAGATTGCTGCTTCCAGAAATAGTTCAAAGTGGAGCTCTGTCAGAGGTCGTGACTGTTCCGACATGGCCTCAAAAATTTGAACAATATCGAGTTCCGTATCTTTCAGCGCTTCCCGATTCTACAATGGGGCACCAGCACTTCGCCAAACAAGAATACTCTGAAGCTATTGCCTCTTACGATAAAGCCATTGCGATCAACCCTTATGACCCAATAAATTTCGGACACCGCGCTCAATGTCATTTCATAAAGGGACAATTAGATCTCGCCTATATTGATGCTAGCATGTCAATGCAACTTAATCCGACTGATCCATTCAATTACTGGATGAGGAGTCAATGCTTAAGAAATAGCGGTAAACCCGATCTTGCAGTGGAAGATGCGGCAAAAGCAGTTCTGCTAGATCCCGCTAATCCCAATATGTTCATCGGGCGGGGCACCATCTTTCAAGATTTAGGAAAAACAGAGGAAGCCAGAGCTGACTATAGGAAAGCACTTCAACTTGATCCCAGTTCGACTACAGCAACTACTTTGCTGATGAAACTTAACACGTGA
- a CDS encoding type IV secretory system conjugative DNA transfer family protein, whose product MDTSPSSSVRPILLAVSEQILEGKITDVLSACRFEGIKVLRDSRFATAYRKSKRGNSVIGSWEKESRLELNWEPQSDLVKLNVVAYDAAIGNPKILDTATCKEITEAFLRLVQPSISPSSEVVLMPGESSLGPSRGPIRDYSRCAREEELSDLFHGDLPLGRYAFGRTPQALRHGKPLFLSRFPHTNQPMIYNGVLLCAPQNSGKTELLLTWAAAANRAGYSIFMIDVKGNLRSKLDRFKNTWRGELFHFSVRPGIDSARLNFLAPLAYGQPLDSKRLESLAGAILPAEGWDGEGGEAEMFYQSRLLRLTAFLHILKFRHDYCYKYIAKRNPNGRPGDYYILSEGTAPAIPSLSELYNFATDEELVCFWIKRIAEAEKSLESLGRGKLLPEKRVEMWARDIAPILHPDYLPGIGQRRDPKVGYRDLTYGVALALHPFSEGVLLERTSPSGSGKLFDFQTLNRSKNEHPVSLLLEVGEDDPKQAAAITSLTVRALEPILHTRMHTPPPGCSSTDDWQPLLLLLDETRRIRSFNPIEYITFARERRAACVMVYQSLNLIGTAAEIDTILSNVGTQIYLGKLVGDTATAFSRMLPSEDRKIYVTNESDGSVQSRWEPRPILTAAELYRLPSGNWPALVHIHDLPCRKPFLVDLDQSVVDNQENQR is encoded by the coding sequence GTGGACACATCACCTAGTTCAAGCGTACGACCGATCCTTCTCGCAGTCTCGGAACAAATTCTCGAAGGAAAGATTACAGATGTTCTCAGTGCCTGCCGATTTGAAGGTATAAAAGTCCTCCGAGATTCGCGTTTTGCGACCGCTTACCGCAAATCGAAACGTGGAAACTCTGTTATTGGGTCCTGGGAAAAAGAATCCAGACTTGAACTCAACTGGGAACCCCAGTCGGACTTGGTCAAACTAAATGTTGTGGCGTATGACGCTGCTATTGGAAATCCCAAAATTCTCGATACTGCAACTTGCAAGGAAATAACCGAAGCATTTCTGCGACTGGTTCAGCCTTCAATTTCACCAAGTTCAGAGGTTGTCCTGATGCCGGGGGAAAGCTCTCTTGGCCCGTCACGAGGTCCGATCAGAGATTATTCTCGTTGCGCACGAGAGGAAGAATTGAGTGATCTTTTCCACGGCGACCTACCTTTAGGACGATACGCCTTTGGAAGAACACCACAAGCTTTGCGTCACGGCAAGCCACTTTTCCTTTCTCGTTTTCCGCACACAAACCAGCCGATGATATATAATGGCGTCCTTCTTTGCGCTCCACAAAATTCTGGCAAGACTGAACTATTGCTGACATGGGCAGCGGCTGCAAATCGTGCCGGATACTCTATTTTCATGATTGATGTGAAAGGCAATTTGAGATCCAAGCTGGATAGGTTTAAGAATACATGGCGAGGTGAATTATTCCACTTTTCCGTACGCCCTGGAATTGACTCAGCTCGACTCAATTTTCTAGCTCCACTCGCATACGGCCAACCTTTAGACTCAAAAAGACTGGAAAGTCTTGCTGGAGCAATATTACCTGCTGAAGGATGGGACGGTGAAGGTGGTGAGGCGGAAATGTTCTATCAGAGCCGATTATTGCGACTAACGGCTTTTCTACATATACTCAAGTTCCGACACGATTACTGCTATAAGTACATAGCGAAACGAAATCCAAACGGAAGACCGGGCGATTATTACATACTTTCCGAGGGCACTGCTCCGGCCATCCCTAGTTTGTCAGAATTATATAATTTCGCGACCGATGAAGAACTTGTTTGCTTCTGGATTAAGCGCATAGCGGAAGCAGAGAAATCTCTTGAAAGTCTGGGAAGAGGGAAGCTGCTACCAGAAAAAAGGGTTGAAATGTGGGCTCGCGATATTGCGCCAATCCTTCATCCTGATTACTTACCAGGTATAGGACAACGCCGGGATCCGAAAGTCGGTTATAGAGATCTGACTTATGGCGTGGCACTTGCACTCCACCCATTTTCGGAAGGCGTATTATTGGAGAGAACTTCACCTTCTGGATCCGGTAAATTGTTTGATTTTCAAACGTTAAATCGCAGCAAAAATGAACATCCAGTAAGCTTATTGCTGGAAGTCGGGGAGGATGATCCGAAACAAGCCGCGGCTATAACTTCACTCACTGTACGCGCTCTGGAGCCGATTCTTCATACTCGGATGCATACACCTCCACCAGGTTGCTCCAGTACAGATGACTGGCAACCGCTTCTGTTGCTGTTGGATGAAACTCGACGAATTCGAAGCTTCAATCCAATTGAGTATATTACCTTCGCTCGCGAGCGACGTGCAGCCTGTGTTATGGTTTATCAATCACTGAACTTGATTGGAACCGCTGCTGAAATAGACACTATTTTGTCAAATGTTGGCACGCAAATCTATTTAGGAAAACTCGTCGGTGACACGGCTACAGCCTTCTCCCGGATGCTTCCGAGTGAAGATCGAAAGATCTATGTAACCAATGAATCTGATGGAAGTGTGCAGTCACGCTGGGAACCACGGCCAATTCTCACTGCAGCAGAACTTTACCGACTCCCCTCTGGAAATTGGCCAGCTCTGGTTCACATTCATGATCTACCTT